One stretch of Halobacillus litoralis DNA includes these proteins:
- a CDS encoding aldo/keto reductase: MNKRQLGSSDLYVSEISLGCMSLGTDHNKAKDIIDRAVDAGINYLDTADLYDFGENEKIVGEAIKGKRDDLVIGTKVGNNFNPDEKDWHWDPSKKHIIEGVKDSLKRLGIDYIDLYQLHGGTIDDPIEESIEAFEELKQEGLIREYGISSIRPNVIKEYVEKSNIVSVMMQYNALDRRPEEEILELLSDNEISVLARGPLAKGMLSSKGQEKAQEKAENGFLEYSQEEVLEIAKQWQSFTTDEKTAETLALQYVLQNPTVATAVFGASSVEQLNDNLRYLESPSLTEQTYKQMQTLTRGITYQKHRA, from the coding sequence ATGAACAAACGTCAACTAGGATCTTCAGATTTATACGTGTCAGAAATCAGTCTAGGGTGCATGTCGCTCGGGACCGATCATAACAAAGCAAAAGACATCATCGACCGAGCCGTCGATGCCGGCATCAATTACTTAGATACGGCCGACTTATACGACTTTGGGGAAAACGAAAAAATCGTAGGGGAAGCAATCAAAGGAAAGAGAGACGACCTAGTGATCGGAACGAAAGTCGGCAACAACTTTAATCCTGATGAAAAGGACTGGCACTGGGACCCGTCCAAAAAACACATCATAGAAGGTGTGAAAGACAGCTTGAAACGACTGGGAATCGATTATATCGACCTTTACCAGCTGCATGGCGGGACCATCGATGATCCGATAGAGGAAAGCATCGAAGCTTTTGAAGAGCTCAAGCAAGAAGGTTTGATCAGAGAATACGGCATCTCATCGATCCGGCCGAATGTCATCAAAGAATATGTAGAAAAATCCAACATCGTCAGTGTGATGATGCAGTACAATGCTCTTGACCGCAGGCCGGAAGAAGAGATACTCGAACTGCTTTCAGACAATGAAATTAGTGTCCTGGCAAGGGGCCCGCTAGCAAAAGGGATGCTATCATCAAAAGGACAGGAAAAAGCCCAGGAAAAAGCAGAAAATGGATTTTTAGAGTACAGCCAGGAAGAAGTATTGGAAATCGCAAAGCAGTGGCAGTCGTTCACCACTGACGAAAAAACGGCAGAAACGCTCGCGCTTCAATATGTGCTGCAAAACCCTACAGTTGCAACTGCTGTCTTTGGAGCAAGCTCAGTGGAGCAGTTGAATGACAACTTGCGCTACCTTGAATCTCCTTCATTGACGGAGCAGACTTACAAGCAAATGCAGACACTGACAAGAGGAATCACCTATCAAAAACATAGAGCTTAA
- a CDS encoding NUDIX hydrolase codes for MKKFEEKTYETETIYKGKIVQLDIDSVTLPDGNTSKRELIRHPGAVAVIAVTEEGKLVCVEQYRKPMEKSIIEIPAGKLEPGEEPKTCALRELEEETGYTSDDLEFITSFYTSPGFADEIVHLYFTDEIKPMEEQPDGDEDEFVERMELTVEEAEALEKEERIHDAKTAYAILYMKLRNAR; via the coding sequence TTGAAGAAATTTGAAGAGAAAACATATGAAACCGAAACGATTTATAAAGGTAAAATTGTTCAATTGGATATCGACAGTGTTACTTTACCCGATGGCAACACATCTAAACGAGAACTGATCCGTCACCCAGGAGCTGTGGCCGTCATCGCAGTCACTGAAGAAGGAAAGCTCGTTTGTGTGGAGCAGTACAGGAAACCGATGGAGAAAAGCATCATCGAAATCCCTGCAGGTAAGCTTGAGCCTGGGGAAGAACCGAAAACATGTGCGCTTAGGGAACTGGAAGAGGAAACAGGGTACACATCCGATGACCTTGAATTCATTACCTCTTTCTACACTTCTCCTGGTTTTGCTGATGAAATCGTTCATCTTTACTTTACCGACGAGATCAAACCGATGGAGGAGCAGCCGGATGGGGATGAAGATGAGTTTGTAGAGCGAATGGAACTGACGGTCGAGGAAGCAGAAGCTTTGGAAAAAGAAGAGCGGATCCATGATGCGAAAACCGCCTATGCCATCCTTTATATGAAATTGAGAAATGCAAGGTGA
- a CDS encoding endonuclease Q family protein, whose protein sequence is MDTFFVDLHIHIGRDWNGKPVKITGSKSLTLSNILEEATNRKGLDMVGVIDAQAPSVQEEMLDLIDRGKAVELKEGGIRYQDTVLLLGSEIEVYDAACSGPIHVLCYFPTVNQMRAFTAWLSQKMKNVNLSSQRFYGTARELQQYVKEHEGIFIPAHVFTPFKSLYGKGVKETLREVLDPDKIDAVELGLSADTDMADLIGELEPYTYVTNSDAHSLGKLAREYQQVDLKALNFEELRLALHNQEGRKVVTNYGMSPAMGKYHQTVCAKCLSPAELSTSQCGACGSKKIVKGVKDRVEELKSSSQKKERPPYIYQVPLSSLPGVGKRTYEKLMDAFGTEMAVIHEVSREELKTVIPEQVAGRIMAMRKGTLTIQAGGGGRYGRIQ, encoded by the coding sequence ATGGATACGTTTTTCGTCGATCTACATATTCACATCGGGAGGGATTGGAACGGAAAGCCTGTGAAAATCACAGGGTCCAAATCGCTGACACTCTCGAATATCCTTGAAGAAGCGACGAATCGAAAAGGGCTCGATATGGTTGGTGTCATTGATGCTCAGGCCCCTTCCGTACAGGAAGAAATGTTGGATCTTATTGACCGAGGGAAAGCAGTGGAATTAAAGGAAGGAGGAATTCGTTATCAAGATACGGTCCTCCTTCTTGGTTCTGAAATCGAAGTATATGATGCGGCTTGTTCCGGTCCCATTCATGTGCTCTGTTATTTCCCGACAGTGAATCAAATGAGGGCGTTCACCGCGTGGCTTTCTCAGAAGATGAAAAATGTCAATTTAAGCTCTCAACGTTTTTATGGCACCGCTCGCGAGCTCCAGCAATATGTGAAAGAACATGAGGGGATCTTCATTCCTGCTCATGTTTTCACTCCTTTTAAAAGCCTTTATGGAAAAGGAGTGAAAGAAACTTTAAGGGAAGTGCTTGATCCTGACAAAATCGACGCCGTAGAACTCGGGTTGAGCGCTGATACGGACATGGCTGATTTGATCGGGGAACTGGAACCGTACACTTACGTGACCAATTCGGACGCTCATTCCTTAGGGAAGCTTGCACGGGAATATCAGCAGGTGGATTTAAAGGCATTGAATTTTGAGGAATTGCGGCTGGCTCTCCATAACCAGGAGGGAAGGAAAGTCGTAACCAATTATGGAATGAGCCCCGCCATGGGGAAATACCACCAGACCGTTTGTGCCAAATGTCTGTCTCCAGCTGAGCTTTCTACTTCTCAATGTGGAGCATGTGGATCGAAAAAGATCGTCAAAGGCGTGAAAGACCGTGTGGAGGAGCTGAAATCTAGTTCCCAAAAGAAAGAGAGACCTCCATATATCTATCAAGTGCCTCTATCATCTCTACCTGGAGTAGGGAAGCGTACCTACGAGAAATTAATGGATGCGTTTGGCACTGAAATGGCTGTGATCCATGAAGTTTCAAGGGAAGAATTGAAGACGGTCATCCCTGAACAAGTGGCTGGACGGATCATGGCCATGAGAAAAGGTACACTCACCATCCAGGCAGGTGGGGGCGGAAGATATGGAAGAATTCAATAG
- the spoIIM gene encoding stage II sporulation protein M: MQQGMRMVKNDVQTHMNIFVFIFVLFIMGMIFGAVIVNSMNFVQKQDLFFYLKQFFEQQTMIGGTGKATLWKDSVLYHLKYMLLLFLLGISVIGMPIITVLLFIKGLVIGFSVGFLVNQMGWYGLLISSVSIAPQNVIIIPVYLIAGSLALIFSLTLCKQLFIRRVHQPIMKGFVRYSALFGALIAILMVSSVVEVFISNTFLEYILKWIYK, from the coding sequence ATGCAGCAGGGTATGCGAATGGTTAAAAACGACGTTCAAACACATATGAACATCTTCGTGTTTATTTTCGTTCTATTTATTATGGGGATGATTTTCGGGGCAGTGATCGTAAACAGTATGAACTTTGTCCAAAAACAGGACCTCTTCTTCTATCTGAAGCAATTTTTTGAGCAGCAGACGATGATTGGAGGAACAGGAAAAGCTACCCTTTGGAAAGATAGCGTTCTTTACCATCTCAAGTATATGCTTCTCTTATTTCTGTTAGGAATCTCTGTCATCGGGATGCCGATCATCACAGTACTACTTTTTATCAAAGGATTGGTGATCGGATTTTCCGTCGGTTTTCTAGTCAATCAGATGGGCTGGTACGGACTGTTGATCTCATCGGTTTCAATTGCTCCTCAGAACGTCATTATTATACCTGTATATCTGATTGCAGGCTCTCTAGCTTTAATTTTTTCACTAACCTTATGTAAGCAGCTTTTCATTCGTAGAGTTCATCAGCCGATTATGAAGGGCTTTGTAAGGTATAGTGCACTCTTCGGAGCCTTGATTGCGATCCTGATGGTTTCTTCTGTTGTAGAAGTCTTTATCAGCAACACTTTTTTGGAATATATATTGAAATGGATTTACAAGTAA